Genomic segment of Streptosporangium sp. NBC_01755:
GAGAGCACGGCGTCGTCGCCGGGGAGCACGTGCAGGTAGGTGGTCTCCCAGGCGTCCACCCGGCAGCCCAGTCGAGCGAGCAGGCCAAGGTAGCCGGCCGGGTCGTCGACGGGAGAGTACGAGGCCAGGTCACCCAGCCGGTCGCGCCACTTCGTCCGGCACAGCTCGCGGACCAGGGCGTGGCTGGGGGCGTCGAAGTTACCCGGCACCTGGAAGGCGAGCCGGCCGCCGGGGGCGAGCGCCTCCACCCAGCGCGGTAGCAGCTCGCGATGCTCGGGCACCCACTGCAGTACCGCGTTGGACACGATCACGTCCACCGGTGACGCGGGGCTCCAGCGCCTGACGTCCTCGACGGAGAAGGAGAGCGAGCCACCGGCGGGGGCCTTCTCGATCATGGCGGGCGAGGAGTCGAAGCCATGGATGCGGGCGTCCGGCCAGCGCCTGGCGAGTTCCGCGGTGAGCTCGCCGGTGCCGCAGCCCGCGTCGACCACGTAGCCGGGGTCCGCTGCGGGTATCCTGGAAACAAGATCGAAAAAGGGTCGTGCGCGCTCGTCGGCGTAGCGACCGTAAACCGCGGGATCCCACATATCTCTTGACATCAAGATAATTGATATCCGGCGAGATATCTCGATGTCAAGACAGATAGACTCCCGGCATGACCCTGCACCACGCGGACCACGGCTCCAGGCGTTCGGCCGGCGCGAAGGACGAGGTCGACCTGCTGGTCACCGCCTGGAATCAGGAACGCCCGGACCTCGACGTGCAGCCGCTCCAGGTGCTCAGCCGGGTCTCCCGGCTGGCCCGCCATCTCGACCGCGCCCGCCGGGCCGCCTTCGCCGAACACGACCTGGAGATCTGGGAGTTCGACGTGCTCACCGCCCTGCGCCGGGCCGGGGAGCCGTACGAGATGAGCCCGGGAGCACTGCTCCGCGCGACGCTGGTGACGTCGGGGACGATGACCAACCGGATCGACCGGCTGACCGCGGCCGGACTGGTCAGGCGGCGCCCCGACCCCGAGGACCGGCGCGGCGTCCTGGTCTCCCTGACCGGCACCGGGCGGACGCGGGTGGACAGTGCCTTCGACGACCTGCTGCGCCGCGAGCGCGAGCTCCTCGCGAGCCTGCAGGAACGCGAACAGCAGGCCCTTGCGGACCTGCTGCGCACGCTACTCGTCCCTTTTGACGCAACCGACACCGGAGCGCCCTGACCTCCATGCCCGAGGACGGAGGGGCAGACCCGGCCCACCCCGAAAGCACGTTCTCAGCCCCCTCCGCGAACGGCTCCGGCGGCGACCGGCAGGGACTCTCCGAGACTCACTCACCCAGGCGGTCGGCCAGCTCCAGCCACTCACCCTCGATCGAGTCCTTCTCCGCGAGGATCTCCTTCAGCTGCGCGTCGAGCGAGGCCAACCGCTCGTAGTCGGCGGCGGCGTCGGCCATGGACGTGTGCAGCTTCACCTCGCGGCCGCTCAGCTTGTCGAGCTGGCGTTCCAGGCGGGAGAGCTCCTTACGGAGATCGCGCTCCTCGCGCGCCGACAGACCGGGGGCCGTCTCCTTCGCGACCGCGGCCGAGGTCGCGGAGGCCGTACCGGAGACCGCGCCGGACGCCGCCCGCGCGGACAGGGCCGCGCCCGCGGCACGCCGGGACAGGTATTCGTCCACTCCGCCGGGGAGCATCGACAGCCTGTGGTCACCGAGCAGGGCGACGGTCTTGTCGGTGACCCGCTCCAGGAAGTAGCGGTCGTGGCTGACCAGGATCAGCGTGCCCGGCCAGCCGTCGAGCAGGTCCTCCAGCTCGTTGAGCGTCTCGATGTCGAGGTCGTTGGTCGGCTCGTCGAGCAGCAGCACGTTGGGGTCGTCCATGAGGAGGCGGAGCAGTTGCAGGCGGCGCCGCTCGCCACCGGACAGGTCGCCGACGACCTTCCACTGCGCGTCGCCCTTGAAGCCGAGGCGCTCCAGCAGCTGGGAGGCGGTCCACTCCTTCTTGCCGACCTGAATGAACTTGCGGACCTCCTCGACGGTCTCCAGCACCCGGCGCGCCGGGTCGAGCTCGGCCAGCTCCTGCGACAGGTGCGCCAGGCGGACCGTCTTGCCGCGCACGAGCTTGCCCGAGTCGGGGTGCACGGTACCGGCGAGCAGGCGGAGCAGCGAGGACTTGCCCGAGCCGTTCACGCCGATCAGGCCGATCCGGTCACCCGGGCCGAACTGCCAGGTCGAGTGGTCGAGGACCAGCGGTCCCTGGCCGGGTCCTCCGGCGTGCAGCGTGACGTCCTCAAGGTCGTAGACCGTGCGTCCCAGCCGGGCGGCGGCGAACTTGACCAGCTCGACGCTCTCCCTGGCGGGAGGCTCGTCGGCGATCAACGCCTGGGCGGCGTCGATGCGGAACTTGGGCTTGGAGGTGCGCGCGGGCGGACCCCGGCGGAGCCAGGCGATCTCCTTGCGCATCAGGTTCTGGCGGCGGGCCTCTGAGGCGGCGGCCACCCGGGCGCGCTCGGCCTTGGCCAGCACGTACGCGGCGTACCCGCCCTCGTAGCGCTCGACCGCACCGTCCACGACCTCCCACGTCCTGGTGGAGACCGCGTCGAGGAACCAGCGATCGTGGGTGACGACCAGCAGCGCCGTCCTGCGACCGGCCAGGTGTCTGGCGAGCCAGTCGATGGCCTCGATGTCGAGGTGGTTGGTGGGCTCGTCCAGGATGATCAGGTCGTGCTCGTCGATGAGCAGCTTGGCGAGGGCCGTGCGGCGCCGCTCACCTCCCGACAGGCTCCCGGCGAGCGCGGTCAGATCGATGTCGCCGAGCAGGCTGGCGAGGATCTCGCGGATGCCCGCGTCACCCGCCCACTCGTGCTCGGACCTGTCGCCGAGGACGATGTCGCGCACCGGCCGCGCCGGGTCGAGGTCGTCGCCCTGCGACAGCGCCCCCACCTGGAGCCCCCGGTTATGGGTGACCCGCCCGGCGTTGGGCTTGAGATCACCCGCTATCACCGAGATGAGGGTGGTCTTGCCACCGCCGTTGCGGCCGACCACGCCGATGCGGTCGCCCGCCTCGATGCCGAGTGAGACGTCGTTGAGCAGGGGCTTGGGACCGTAGGAGTGGGAGACCGACTCAAGATTGACCAGATTCATCGCCAGACAAGCGTATCCGCTCCCGGCCCACGCGGCCCCCGCCGCGAGAACCGTCCCGGCCCTGACGGCGCCTTCGGGAACGGCAGCCCCGCGTGCCTCGACCGGCGAGAACGGCCGGTCGTGTACCCGTGGGGATGGTGCTACGGGGACAGGCTAAACGACCACCGGGCCGGGCACGGGACCGTGGGCGGTGATGACGTCGCGCGCCACGCCGACGTCCTTCAGGCAGGCTGCCAGCTCGCCCGCGTGGGCCGCCGACCGGGCGAGGAAGGCGCAGGTGGGCCCGGAGCCGGAGATCAGCGAGCCGAGGGCGCCCTGCTCCCGCCCCGCGTCCAGGGTGCGGGCCAGTGAGCCGCGCAGCGTCACGGCGGCGGGCTGCAGGTCGTTGCTCAGCTGGGCACCGAGGGTCTCCGCGTCTCCCTCGCGGAGCGCGGCCAGCAGTGCCTCGGTGACCTGGGGCCAGGCCACCTGCTCGCCGCTCACCTGGCGGAGGCGGTCGCACTCGGCGTAGACCGCGGCCGTGGACAGGCCGCCGTCGGCCAGTGCGAACACCCAGTGGAAGGTACCCGCGACATCCAGCGGGGTCAGCCGCTCTCCCCTGCCGGTGCCGACCGCCGTACCGCCGAGCAGGGCGAAGGGGACGTCGCTGCCGATGTCGGCGGCGATCTCCATCAGGTCCTCAAGCGGCAGGCCGAGCCCCCACAGCTCGTTGCAGGCGACCAGGGCCGCGGCGGCGTCGGCGCTGCCGCCCGCCATGCCGCCCGCCACCGGGATCGACTTGCGGATGAGCAGGTTCACCCCGTACGGGCGGCCCGCGTGCCCGGCCAGCGCGAGGGCCGCCCGGATCGCGAGGTTGTCGCCGTCCTCGGGCACCTGGTCCGCGGACTCGCCCTCCACCCGGACGCTCACCCCGGTCTCCGCGGTGGCCGTGACCTCGTCGAAGATCGAGACTGCGTGGAAGACGTTGACGAGGTCGTGGTAGCCGTCATCCCGCAGCGGTCCGACGGCAAGTTGCAGGTTGACCTTCGCGGGTACGCGGACGGTCACGGAGTTCATGCGTCCCCCATGGGGGCTCGCTCACTGGTCACGACGTCAGATCGTAACGGGATCCCTCCCCTCCGCACGCAAACGAACCGGCAAATCAGACTATGTACTGTTTTCAGGCGCACGGTGCTCGGCGATCCGCGCGAAATCCTCGACCGTAAGCTGCTCGCCGCGCCTGGCGGGGTCGATCCCGGCGGCCCGCAGCGCCCGCTCGGCGGCGGGGGCCGTACCGGCCCAGGAGGCGAGGGCCGCGCGCAGCGTCTTGCGGCGCTGGGCGAAGGCGGCGTCCACCACCGCGAAGACCTCCTCGCGGGTGGCCGCCGTGCTGGGCGGCTCCCGCCGGGCCATCGCGACCAGGCCTGAGTCGACGTTGGGAACCGGCCAGAAGACGGTGCGGCCGATGGGA
This window contains:
- a CDS encoding trans-aconitate 2-methyltransferase, which codes for MSRDMWDPAVYGRYADERARPFFDLVSRIPAADPGYVVDAGCGTGELTAELARRWPDARIHGFDSSPAMIEKAPAGGSLSFSVEDVRRWSPASPVDVIVSNAVLQWVPEHRELLPRWVEALAPGGRLAFQVPGNFDAPSHALVRELCRTKWRDRLGDLASYSPVDDPAGYLGLLARLGCRVDAWETTYLHVLPGDDAVLSWITGTALRPMLDRLDPAEAAAFLADCAALLREAYPRGPYGTIFPFRRIFVVAQK
- a CDS encoding MarR family winged helix-turn-helix transcriptional regulator; the encoded protein is MTLHHADHGSRRSAGAKDEVDLLVTAWNQERPDLDVQPLQVLSRVSRLARHLDRARRAAFAEHDLEIWEFDVLTALRRAGEPYEMSPGALLRATLVTSGTMTNRIDRLTAAGLVRRRPDPEDRRGVLVSLTGTGRTRVDSAFDDLLRRERELLASLQEREQQALADLLRTLLVPFDATDTGAP
- a CDS encoding ABC-F family ATP-binding cassette domain-containing protein, which codes for MNLVNLESVSHSYGPKPLLNDVSLGIEAGDRIGVVGRNGGGKTTLISVIAGDLKPNAGRVTHNRGLQVGALSQGDDLDPARPVRDIVLGDRSEHEWAGDAGIREILASLLGDIDLTALAGSLSGGERRRTALAKLLIDEHDLIILDEPTNHLDIEAIDWLARHLAGRRTALLVVTHDRWFLDAVSTRTWEVVDGAVERYEGGYAAYVLAKAERARVAAASEARRQNLMRKEIAWLRRGPPARTSKPKFRIDAAQALIADEPPARESVELVKFAAARLGRTVYDLEDVTLHAGGPGQGPLVLDHSTWQFGPGDRIGLIGVNGSGKSSLLRLLAGTVHPDSGKLVRGKTVRLAHLSQELAELDPARRVLETVEEVRKFIQVGKKEWTASQLLERLGFKGDAQWKVVGDLSGGERRRLQLLRLLMDDPNVLLLDEPTNDLDIETLNELEDLLDGWPGTLILVSHDRYFLERVTDKTVALLGDHRLSMLPGGVDEYLSRRAAGAALSARAASGAVSGTASATSAAVAKETAPGLSAREERDLRKELSRLERQLDKLSGREVKLHTSMADAAADYERLASLDAQLKEILAEKDSIEGEWLELADRLGE
- a CDS encoding 4-(cytidine 5'-diphospho)-2-C-methyl-D-erythritol kinase, which gives rise to MNSVTVRVPAKVNLQLAVGPLRDDGYHDLVNVFHAVSIFDEVTATAETGVSVRVEGESADQVPEDGDNLAIRAALALAGHAGRPYGVNLLIRKSIPVAGGMAGGSADAAAALVACNELWGLGLPLEDLMEIAADIGSDVPFALLGGTAVGTGRGERLTPLDVAGTFHWVFALADGGLSTAAVYAECDRLRQVSGEQVAWPQVTEALLAALREGDAETLGAQLSNDLQPAAVTLRGSLARTLDAGREQGALGSLISGSGPTCAFLARSAAHAGELAACLKDVGVARDVITAHGPVPGPVVV